One Capsicum annuum cultivar UCD-10X-F1 chromosome 2, UCD10Xv1.1, whole genome shotgun sequence genomic window carries:
- the LOC107860190 gene encoding uncharacterized protein LOC107860190, with protein MGGDRSSSSEEDGDADWRAAIDSVAATTTFSKAHSSATATTNGESVAQEDEIDTIKQPQKLKHYQIKALKTLEDMLDKSIEIVREVDHASQEDTPSTNGGGIRLFKRAPPGIVFDHTDELQQPRKKPRIRPGKEFEENSEEFKYRIKSIAVDGMDILAASKNACQKSLARLEAREAAVKAAAKREEERVAALKKIRGERWLPSVARDMQLRLQRR; from the exons ATGGGTGGTGATCGGAGCAGCAGCAGTGAAGAGGATGGTGATGCTGATTGGAGAGCCGCTATAGATTCTGTTGCTGCTACTACTACATTTAGCAAAGCTCATTCATCAGCCACTGCTACTACTAACGGAGAATCTGTTGCCCAAGAAGATGAAATAGATACTATTAAACAACCCCAGAAGCTCAAACATTATCAAATTAAG GCCCTGAAGACTTTAGAAGACATGTTAGACAAGAGTATAGAAATAGTGAGAGAGGTTGATCATGCTTCGCAGGAAGATACACCCTCAACAAATGGAGGTGGAATTCGGTTGTTTAAGCGTGCTCCACCTGGGATTGTGTTTGATCACACAG ATGAACTCCAACAACCCAGAAAGAAACCAAGAATCCGTCCTGGGAAGGAATTTGAGGAGAACTCAGAGGAG TTTAAATACCGAATCAAGTCCATTGCTGTTGATGGGATGGATATTTTAGCTGCATCTAAAAATGCTTGCCAGAAATCATTAGCCAGACTAGAAGCAAGAGAAGCAGCAGTTAAAGCAGCTgctaaaagagaggaagaaagagTTGCAGCATTGAAAAAAATTCGGGGGGAGAGATGGCTCCCATCGGTCGCCAGAGATATGCAGTTAAGGCTTCAACGACGTTGA
- the LOC107860189 gene encoding adenylyl-sulfate kinase 3 gives MMTSMGNSSLICRARSEFCCASMKLGVSKLPACARTAKLLGFNIGTEVKTNFLVPVRTMETSRMFHISGKAGSSHQLPGYNSNDEMSANEFRGFSGKSTPLMSTSGNSTNIVWHKCSVEKSDREELLQQRGCVIWLTGLSGSGKSTVACALSSGLHARGKLTYILDGDNVRHGLNCDLSFAAEDRAENIRRIGEVAKLFADAGVICIAGLISPYRKERDACRALLPEGDFIEVFMDVPLQVCESRDPKGLYKLAREGKIKGFTGIDDPYEPPLNSEIVLRQNKGLCDSPNDLADVVISYLDKNGYLKA, from the exons ATGATGACTTCCATGGGAAATAGTTCATTGATTTGTCGTGCTCGTTCGGAATTTTGCTGTGCTTCGATGAAGTTGGGGGTTTCGAAGCTACCGGCATGTGCTCGCACAGCGAAATTATTGGGCTTCAACATTGGTACAGAGGTGAAAACCAACTTCTTGGTGCCTGTAAGGACAATGGAGACTTCTAGAATGTTTCATATCAGTGGAAAAGCCGGAAGTTCTCATCAGCTGCCGGGATACAATTCAAATGATGAAATGAGCGCAAATGAGTTTCGAGGCTTTTCTG GTAAAAGTACACCCCTGATGTCTACAAGTGGGAATTCCACAAACATTGTTTGGCACAAATGCTCTGTAGAGAAAAGTGATAGAGAGGAGTTGCTTCAGCAAAGGGGTTGTGTTATATGGCTAACTGGTCTCAGTGGTTCAG GGAAGAGCACTGTGGCATGTGCTCTAAGTAGTGGTTTGCATGCTAGAGGAAAACTCACTTACATCCTTGATGGTGATAATGTTCGCCATGGTCTGAATTGTGACCTTAGTTTTGCAGCTGAAGATCGGGCAGAAAATATAAGGCGGATAG GGGAAGTGGCTAAGCTTTTTGCGGACGCTGGAGTTATTTGCATTGCTGGTTTGATATCTCCCTACAGAAAGGAGCGAGATGCCTGCCGTGCTTTACTACCTGAAGGGGATTTCATTGAG GTGTTCATGGATGTTCCTCTACAAGTGTGTGAGTCAAGGGACCCTAAGGGATTGTATAAGCTTGCTCGAGAAGGAAAGATAAAAG GTTTTACTGGTATTGATGATCCATATGAGCCACCCCTGAATTCAGAG ATTGTGTTGCGTCAGAACAAAGGGTTATGTGATTCTCCTAATGACTTGGCTGATGTAGTGATCTCATACCTGGACAAAAATGGATACCTCAAAGCTTAA
- the LOC107858333 gene encoding uncharacterized protein LOC107858333, whose protein sequence is MGCCNSRTKKALKIGCGFTVILLLTILIVAITLYFTILKPKDPKVTTQSVTLESIRFEPFPAFHLNVTIGLILAIHNRNYGSFKYDSSIANVTYRGDPAAEALIIADTIPARADHDLNTTVLIDLDGFSKNPNFLGDLFSGCLNFTSSTILHGKVTVWKVMKLKATTVSTCDISVFTKFQNATSVCKSKIKF, encoded by the coding sequence ATGGGATGCTGCAACTCAAGGACCAAAAAAGCCCTCAAAATAGGCTGTGGCTTCACGGTGATTCTCTTACTTACTATTCTTATTGTTGCCATTACCCTATATTTCACTATCCTTAAGCCAAAAGATCCAAAAGTCACAACTCAGTCCGTCACATTAGAGTCCATAAGATTTGAGCCATTTCCAGCATTTCACCTCAACGTAACAATTGGCCTGATCCTCGCCATCCATAATAGGAATTATGGAAGCTTTAAGTATGACAGTAGCATAGCTAACGTGACTTATCGCGGTGATCCAGCAGCAGAAGCACTAATTATAGCAGACACCATTCCAGCTAGAGCGGATCATGATTTGAACACAACAGTGCTAATTGATTTAGATGGTTTCTCTAAGAATCCTAATTTCTTAGGAGATCTATTTTCTGGTTGCTTGAATTTTACTTCGTCAACCATTCTACACGGGAAGGTCACTGTGTGGAAAGTCATGAAGCTCAAAGCCACAACAGTTAGCACCTGTGACATCTCAGTTTTCACCAAATTCCAGAATGCAACTTCTGTATGCAAATCCAAAATTAAGTTCTGA
- the LOC107860188 gene encoding peptidyl-prolyl cis-trans isomerase CYP65 gives MGKKQHSKDRMFITKTEWATEWGGAKSKELKTPFKRLPFYCCALTFTPFEDPVCTKDGSVFDIMQIVPYIRKYGRNPVTGEPMKQEDLIPLTFHKNAEGEYHCPVLNKVFTEFTHIVAVRTTGNVFCYEAVKELNIKTKNWKELLTDAPFTREDLITIQNPNALDTKVLLDFDHVKKSLKVDDEELQKMQSDPAYNINITGDIKQMLKELGSEKAKEIALHGGGGNKAQNERAAALEAILAARSRIKDDAKTNENGEGTAKQTFSIVDAASASVHGRSAAAAKSGSTDKTAARIALHMAGERTPVNAKLVKSRFTTGAASRSFTSTSYDPVTKNEYEYVKVEKNPKNKGYVQLHTTHGDLNIELHCDITPRACENFITLCERGYYNGVAFHRNIRNFMIQGGDPTGTGKGGESIWGKPFKDEVHSKLLHSGRGVVSMANSGPHTNGSQFFILYKSATHLNFKHTVFGMIVGGLTTLSTMEKVPVDDDDRPLEEIKIISVEVYVNPYAELDEEEEKTNDENKTEDEDNEKVGSWFSNPGTGTSEIQAVGSGVGKYLKAKAAQPDFKTSSDSILPPISAAKKRKTGTSTAELKDFSAW, from the exons ATGGGGAAGAAACAACACAGCAAAGATCGAATGTTCATAACCAAAACTGAATGGGCAACTGAATGGGGCGGCGCTAAATCTAAAGAACTCAAAACTCCTTTTAAACGACTTCCCTTCTATTGCTGCGC TCTTACATTTACACCGTTTGAGGATCCAGTATGCACAAAAGATGGCAGTGTCTTTGACATAAT GCAGATAGTTCCATATATCAGGAAATATGGGAGGAATCCAGTGACTGGAGAACCTATGAAGCAAGAGGACTTAATTCCTCTTACTTTCCACAAGAATGCTGAAG GAGAGTATCATTGTCCTGTCTTGAACAAGGTTTTTACAGAGTTTACACATATAGTTGCTGTAAGAACTACGGGAAATGTTTTCTGTTACGAG GCGGTTAAAGAACTGAATATCAAAACAAAGAACTGGAAGGAGCTTCTCACTGATGCGCCATTCACTAGAGAAGACCTTATAACGATACAA AATCCTAATGCACTGGACACCAAGGTGCTTCTAGATTTTGATCATGTCAAGAAAAGTTTAAAGGTTGATGATGAAG AATTGCAGAAGATGCAATCTGACCCAGCATACAACATAAATATTACTGGGGACATCAAGCAAATGCTCAAGGAACTTGGAAGTGAGAAAGCGAAAGAGATCGCGCTACATGGTGGAGGTGGAAACAAGGCACAAAATGAAAGAGCTGCTGCTCTTGAGGCTATTTTAGCTGCAAGATCACGTATTAAAGATGACGCAAAAACAAATGAAAATGGTGAAGGAACAGCAAAGCAGACTTTCAGCATTGTGGATGCTGCATCTGCATCAGTTCACGGAAGAAGTGCTGCTGCTGCAAAGTCTGGTTCAACTGATAAAACAGCTGCGCGGATAGCTTTGCACATGGCGGGTGAAAGGACACCAGTAAATGCTAAGCTG GTTAAGAGTCGTTTTACCACTGGTGCTGCTTCTAGGTCCTTCACTTCCACCTCCTATGATCCAGTAACAAAgaatgaatatgaatatgttaAAGTTGAGAAAAATCCCAAGAATAAAGGTTATGTCCAGCTGCATACAACACATGGTGATTTGAATATTGAGCTTCATTGTGACATAACTCCAAGGGCATGTGAAAACTTCATTACTCTTTGTGAACGAGGATATTATAATGGAGTAGCTTTTCACAGAAACATCCG GAATTTCATGATTCAAGGTGGCGACCCAACTGGCACAGGGAAAGGAGGTGAGTCTATCTGGGGAAAGCCCTTCAAGGATGAAGTGCACTCCAAATTGCTGCATTCTGGTAGAGGTGTTGTTAGCATGGCTAACTCTGGTCCTCACACAAATGGCTCACAGTTCTTCATCCTGTACAAGTCTGCCACTCACTTAAATTTCAAACACACCGTCTTTGGTATGATTGTTGGAGGCTTGACGACACTTTCTACTATGGAGAAAGTCCCTGTTGATGATGATGACCGACCTCTG GAAGAAATCAAGATAATAAGCGTAGAAGTTTATGTCAATCCCTATGCAGAgcttgatgaagaagaagagaaaacaaATGATGAGAACAAAACTGAAGATGAAGATAAT GAGAAGGTTGGATCATGGTTCAGCAACCCTGGAACTGGCACCTCAGAGATTCAAGCTGTTGGAAGTGGTGTTGGGAAGTATTTGAAAGCAAAGGCTGCACAGCCTGATTTCAAAACTTCTTCTGATAGCATTCTACCACCTATTTCTGCAGCGAAGAAGAGAAAAACTGGCACTTCAACAGCAGAACTTAAAGATTTTTCAGCATGGTAG